The DNA window GAAGAGGAACAAAGCCTTACAGTGGATACCAATCTGAAAGAATTAGAAAGCTATGATTCGATCAGTTTGCTTTCTATCATTGCTTTTGTGGATGAAAACTTTGAGAAAACAGTCGATACAAAAGATTTCAAAGATGTAGAGACCGTGTCTGATCTTATGAATATTATTGGTAAAGAAAATTTCGAAGATTAATGAATCCGTTTTCATTAAAAGATAAAATCATTCTAATTACAGGGGCTTCTTCCGGAATCGGGAGAAGCTGTTCAGTAGAATGCAGCAAAAGTGGAGCAGGGCTTATCCTGATTGCAAGAAATAAAGAAGAGCTGAATACAACGGTTTCTATGCTGGCTCCGGGCACAAAAGTTGAAACCATTATTGCTGACCTTACTCAATGTGAAAACCTTGAAGAGCTTATTGCTGAAAAGGTCATGGTAATGGGGAAGATTTCAGGTTTTATTCATTGTGCAGGTGTTGAAAAAACACTTCCATTAAAAAAACACACTCCCAAATTATATCACGACATTTTTGCTGTGAATGTGATTGCCGGGTTTGAAATCGCTAAAATTCTTTCGCTCAAAAAGTATAAAGCCGAAGCTTCCAGCTTTGTATTTATTTCCTCTGTAGCAGGAATGGTTGGTGAGATAGGAAAGGCCGCCTATTCATCAAGTAAGGGAGCTGTCATTTCAGGAGCCCGTTCCATGGCGATGGAACTTTCCAGAAGTAATGTTCGGGTCAACAGCATCAGTCCGGCTATGGTAAATACTCCGATTCTGGAGAAAATGTTTGCCGGTATAGGAGAAGAAGCTGCTGAAGAAATCCTTAAAAGGCACCCGCTGGGAATTGGAAGACCTGAAGATGTAGCCAATGCCTGTATCTTCCTGCTTTCTGACGCAGCTGCCTGGATTACCGGTTCTAATCTTGTGGTAGACGGTGGATATTCCGCTCAATAATTATTGAATGTAAAGGGTCTCAATAATCTCTTCAACGGCATTGAAGATTTTCTGATTATCAAATTGATCTTCAATAGTTTCAAGATTTTTTCTGATGGTATTAATAAGCTCGGTATCTGTCAGAAATGTTTTCATGGCTTCATACATTTCGTTGGTGTCATAATTGATAAGGTAACCGGTTTCGCGATCTTTGATCATCACTCCTACATCTCCGGTATCAGTTGCAATAATGGGTTTCTGAAGAATTAATGCTTCGGCAATCACCAAAGGCCATGCCTCGGATTCAGACGAAAGAATGAAGTAGTCCGCATTTTTAATGTAAGGATAGGGATTCATTCTGTTTCCAGTTAAAATAAAACTTTCCTGGACATTGTTAGCCTGGATTTGCTCTGTAAGATTTTTCATTTCCTCGCCATTTCCTATAACGACAACACTGTGTTGAAAACCTTCATCGATAAGCTTTTTATGGGCATCAATAAGTTTATGATAGCCTTTTCTGCTGTGAAGACGACCTACGGACACAAAAACCGGTCCTTGGGGAAGAGGTTCTATTTTTTCTTCTGCCTTTTTTTTAATTTCTTCAATAGGAATGGCATTGATTACAACACTCTCGGCCGGATATTGTAAATCCGGGTAATGCAGATGCATCAGGTCTTTGATTTTTTGAGAGCAGTAGATCATATGGTCAAACTGAGGGAAATTTTTTAAAATGTCCGGAACCAAAGGCTGCATGGCAGGAATATTGATTTCGGAATGAAACCATCCTATTTTTTTCGACACTCCATTGCTGGAATTGATGACTGACGAAAATGTAGTATATGAAGGAGCTATTTCAATATCAAACTTTTTGTTACCTAAGATATGATCAGAGACTTTATGATTTTTCAGTGCACTTGCCAGTTTCATTCTCCTGCGAAGGAGCTGAAGTTTATGAATCAGTGGATTTTGAGAAAAATTCTCTTTACCTTCAGTAAGGTATACCTTTTTTACATGATGTGGAAACTCGTTTCGAAGCTCACCCTGATTCAGATTAAGACATACCGTAATATCAAATCTATCAGGGTTCAGATTATTGAGCATGCTTAATATCACTTTCTCCACACCGCCCATTTCCATAGAACGGTGCCTGAACAACACCTTTATTTTCTTATTTTCTGACATTATCTGAAAAGTTTTTGTAGTGTAATGGCTATTTTTTTCTTAATCCTGTACCATATCCCGTTTTGATACTCAAGAAGTGCAAAAATCTCCTTGTGATTTGAATACGTTTCAGGAATCTTTTTTCCATTAATGGTGGTAAGCTTTCTTCTCTTCATGGTGCTGAAAACAACCTGTGCAAAGTAATCATACGATTTTCCTTTGTTATTGTTTTGAGAAATTCCTCCTGCGTGAGCCCGGTAATAATAGTTGGTTTCGTTGATAAAATGGACATCTCCTTTTTCATACATTTTTAAATACAGATCCTGATCTTCAGCAATCCTTAATTCAGGATTCATCTTTTCTGTCTGCAGATATACATCCTTTCTAAATGTTGTAAAGTGACCGATCTGAATAGGATAGTTGAAAAAGTAGGGATCTCTGTTTCGTACCTGCATTGCCGATTTAAACGGAGC is part of the Chryseobacterium lactis genome and encodes:
- a CDS encoding SDR family NAD(P)-dependent oxidoreductase, translating into MNPFSLKDKIILITGASSGIGRSCSVECSKSGAGLILIARNKEELNTTVSMLAPGTKVETIIADLTQCENLEELIAEKVMVMGKISGFIHCAGVEKTLPLKKHTPKLYHDIFAVNVIAGFEIAKILSLKKYKAEASSFVFISSVAGMVGEIGKAAYSSSKGAVISGARSMAMELSRSNVRVNSISPAMVNTPILEKMFAGIGEEAAEEILKRHPLGIGRPEDVANACIFLLSDAAAWITGSNLVVDGGYSAQ
- a CDS encoding glycosyltransferase family 2 protein, whose protein sequence is MKFSVLIAHYNNAILFKDCYDSLLSQTYPDWEAIIVDDASSENEREMVKSIIAGDDRFKFFENEKNSGVGVTKSRLIELANGEICGFVDPDDAILPTAIESAMNLFKHKKKVVLAYSRFMACDKKLTPIAPFKSAMQVRNRDPYFFNYPIQIGHFTTFRKDVYLQTEKMNPELRIAEDQDLYLKMYEKGDVHFINETNYYYRAHAGGISQNNNKGKSYDYFAQVVFSTMKRRKLTTINGKKIPETYSNHKEIFALLEYQNGIWYRIKKKIAITLQKLFR
- a CDS encoding phosphopantetheine-binding protein, whose product is MKTSVFLEKLQEELEEEQSLTVDTNLKELESYDSISLLSIIAFVDENFEKTVDTKDFKDVETVSDLMNIIGKENFED
- a CDS encoding glycosyltransferase, with the protein product MSENKKIKVLFRHRSMEMGGVEKVILSMLNNLNPDRFDITVCLNLNQGELRNEFPHHVKKVYLTEGKENFSQNPLIHKLQLLRRRMKLASALKNHKVSDHILGNKKFDIEIAPSYTTFSSVINSSNGVSKKIGWFHSEINIPAMQPLVPDILKNFPQFDHMIYCSQKIKDLMHLHYPDLQYPAESVVINAIPIEEIKKKAEEKIEPLPQGPVFVSVGRLHSRKGYHKLIDAHKKLIDEGFQHSVVVIGNGEEMKNLTEQIQANNVQESFILTGNRMNPYPYIKNADYFILSSESEAWPLVIAEALILQKPIIATDTGDVGVMIKDRETGYLINYDTNEMYEAMKTFLTDTELINTIRKNLETIEDQFDNQKIFNAVEEIIETLYIQ